Genomic DNA from Desulfurivibrio alkaliphilus AHT 2:
GAAGTGGCGAGCCGCTGCCAGGACTGCAACGGCTGCGCCTACCTCTGCCCCACCTGCAGTTGCTTCACCATTGTCGATGAGGCGCAAAACCAGCGGCAAGGCCGGCGCTGGCGGCTCTGGGACGCCTGCACCGCCACCGGCTTCACCGCCATGGCCGGCGGCCACAACCCGGTACAACCGGCCAAGGACAAGCTACGCCAACGTTTCCGGCACAAGCTGGAACTGGATGTAAAGAAACACGGCCGGCCCAGTTGCATGGGCTGCGGCCGCTGCGTGGGGGTCTGCTTCGGCGGCACCGATATCCTGCACTTTATCAACCTGGCGGGAAGATGAACAACCAAGCCCAGCAATCCGGAGGAACGATGATCGATCCCTACCGCCCCGGGCGGGCGGTGATCAGCGAGATCATCGAGGAAAACCAGCGGATCAAAACCTTCGTGCTCGAGCCCCTGGAGGCCTGGCCGGCGGCTTCCGACCAGGCGACGACCTCGGCTTACCAGCCGGGACAATTTGTAATGGTGTCGGTACCCCACTGCGGCGAAGCGCCCATTTCCCTGGCCTCTTCGCCCCAGGAGCCCAAGCTGCGCCTCAGCGTGCTCAAGGTGGGGCTGCTGACCTCCGCCCTGCACCGGCTGCCGGTGGGAGCGGAAGTGGGCCTGCGGGGGCCCTATGGCCGCCCCTTCCCCATGGCGGCGCTAAAGGGCCGCCGGCTGGTGTTTGTGGCCGGCGGCATCGGCCTGGCCCCCTTGCGGTCGGTGCTGGAAAGCTGCCTGGCCCGGCCGGATGATTTTGGCCCCCTCACCCTGCTCTACGGCAGCCGCACCCCGGATGACATTGCCTTCAGCGCCGACCTGGCCCGCTGGCAGGCCGGGCGGCAGGTGGACTGCCGGCTCACCGTGGACCAGGGGGGACCGGGCTGGAACGGAGCGGTGGGGCTGGTCTCCGACCTGCTGGCCGACCTGCAGCTGGAGCCGGAACAGAGCAGCGTCCTGATCTGCGGCCCGCCGCCGATGATCCGGGCCGTCTGCCGGCAAGCCGCCCAAGCCGGGGTTGCCCCCGAACAGATCATCACCACCCTGGAGCGCCAGATGAAATGCGGCCTCGGCCTCTGCCGCCACTGCCACCTGGACCACCACCTGGTCTGCGTCGATGGCCCGGTGTACAC
This window encodes:
- a CDS encoding FAD/NAD(P)-binding protein, coding for MNNQAQQSGGTMIDPYRPGRAVISEIIEENQRIKTFVLEPLEAWPAASDQATTSAYQPGQFVMVSVPHCGEAPISLASSPQEPKLRLSVLKVGLLTSALHRLPVGAEVGLRGPYGRPFPMAALKGRRLVFVAGGIGLAPLRSVLESCLARPDDFGPLTLLYGSRTPDDIAFSADLARWQAGRQVDCRLTVDQGGPGWNGAVGLVSDLLADLQLEPEQSSVLICGPPPMIRAVCRQAAQAGVAPEQIITTLERQMKCGLGLCRHCHLDHHLVCVDGPVYTLAQLRQLEIMELG